A genomic stretch from Aedes albopictus strain Foshan chromosome 2, AalbF5, whole genome shotgun sequence includes:
- the LOC109417614 gene encoding apyrase-like, whose translation MAGASFVPYVVSLLLSFSAATIRRDLFPLSIIHINDFHARFEETNYVGTVCNRDAGHICIGGYARTVAAVKHLLRTRKNPLYLNAGDNFQGTLWYNMYRWNVTSALLNMLPADAMTLGNHEFDDGVAGIVPFLEAINSPVVLCNVDAIEEPEFVKYEKSIVIERSGRRIGIIGVIQQKTSAISNAGKLRFLDEVSSVRAEAQVLKERGIDIIVVLSHCGVEVDKVIAVDGGDNIDIIVGGHSHSFLYSGENPGIPGTVQGSYPTVVVQAGGHRVLIVQAAAYTKLVGDIVLYFDEQGIIQRWEGNPYYLGPNVVPDPEVNEALLPWKLAVDQLGSRIVGTTLTDLPRLGCNYSECALGNLISDAYVDSCIYMAETGHWTYASIGLANSKGIRVGLAKGDLSYKSLIEVIPYENTIDIIELRGVHLLQVLEYSLSSSNIQISGLRVVYNITEPPGNRVKSVQVRCQDCSLLRYYPLHTFKYYRVAVNSHMATGGGGFTMFEEFGRNKVVGEVDINALVRFVQKRSPLRYELEGRIIVLN comes from the exons ATGGCTGGTGCAAGTTTCGTCCCCTACGTGGTCAGTTTGTTGCTGTCCTTCTCAGCGGCCACCATCCGGCGGGATCTTTTCCCGTTGTCCATCATTCACATCAACGACTTCCACGCTCGATTTGAGGAAACCAACTACGTAGGAACGGTATGTAATCGAGATGCGGGCCACATTTGCATTGGTGGATATGCCCGAACAGTGGCTGCCGTGAAACACTTGCTGCGTACTAGGAAGAACCCGTTGTATCTCAATGCGGGAGATAACTTTCAAGGAACGTTGTGGTACAACATGTACCGCTGGAATGTGACGTCAGCGTTGTTGAATATGCTGCCGGCTGATGCGATG ACTCTCGGAAATCACGAGTTTGACGATGGAGTTGCCGGAATTGTCCCATTCCTTGAAGCGATCAACTCTCCGGTTGTGTTGTGTAATGTCGATGCAATCGAGGAACCGGAGTTTGTCAAGTATGAGAAATCCATTGTTATTGAACGTTCTGGACGTAGAATTGGAATCATAGGAGTCATACAGCAGAAGACTTCCGCTATTTCCAACGCTGGCAAGTTACGATTTCTCGATGAAGTCTCCAGTGTAAGGGCAGAAGCCCAGGTGTTGAAAGAACGAGGGATCGATATCATTGTAGTGTTGTCACATTGTGGAGTGGAAGTGGACAAAGTTATTGCTGTCGATGGCGGAGACAATATTGATATCATTGTAGGGGGGCATTCGCATTCATTTTTGTACAGTGGGGAAAATCCAGGTATTCCTGGAACTGTGCAAGGATCGTATCCAACTGTAGTTGTCCAAGCAGGAGGACACCGAGTTCTGATCGTGCAAGCTGCGGCTTATACAAAATTGGTCGGAGATATCGTACTCTACTTCGATGAACAGGGAATCATCCAGCGATGGGAAGGAAATCCATATTATCTTGGTCCCAATGTTGTTCCAGATCCAGAAGTCAACGAAGCCTTACTTCCATGGAAACTTGCGGTGGATCAACTTGGTAGTCGCATTGTTGGTACCACCCTGACAGATCTGCCTCGACTAGGATGCAACTACAGTGAATGTGCGTTGGGAAATTTGATATCTGATGCTTACGTGGATTCTTGTATTTATATGGCTGAAACCGGCCATTGGACGTACGCATCAATTGGCCTTGCTAACTCCAAGGGTATCCGAGTTGGTTTAGCAAAAGGAG ATCTCTCGTACAAAAGCCTCATCGAAGTGATACCTTACGAAAATACGATCGACATCATTGAACTGCGAGGAGTTCACCTACTGCAAGTCCTAGAGTACAGTTTGTCCAGCTCAAACATCCAGATCTCAGGTCTACGAGTGGTGTACAACATAACAGAACCACCTGGCAATCGGGTAAAGTCTGTCCAAGTCCGATGCCAAGATTGCTCGCTCCTCCGTTACTATCCTTTGCATACGTTCAAATATTATCGAGTGGCGGTCAACTCACACATGGCCACCGGTGGTGGGGGATTCACCATGTTCGAAGAATTTGGCCGGAACAAAGTGGTTGGCGAGGTGGATATCAACGCCCTAGTGAGGTTCGTCCAAAAACGGTCCCCGCTGCGATATGAACTGGAAGGCAGAATTATTGTTTTGAATTGA